A genome region from Sceloporus undulatus isolate JIND9_A2432 ecotype Alabama chromosome 1, SceUnd_v1.1, whole genome shotgun sequence includes the following:
- the LOC121919566 gene encoding uncharacterized protein LOC121919566 isoform X1 yields MPSVPFKKCSVCGGKIPGQDPHSACLFCLGETHVPASCALCKSLTPQARKNRETRLKAAIYSKVFTAGAMSSAGASSSTATPLPTLAEVPTQSPTTPAVEAPTGLQGPAEEASRPPKKDKKDKHKKASKEGRAVEKDSSAHKGSASKSSAPKVPTSSTSKSGPTSRPSSTKALMSPAGDKSLTRTETPSASKRPRSSSLDGGHHLSKRRHSLERDREGSPRVSSDIVHSRSDIVRRPSDTDSRPSDPRLAKKKGSSSKAQDTSTSCLDLASESRPLPTFRHTSEEATQLLAEPASPTGSWDGRRSPTPMPTRTRRVVSPSPTREPEPEYYYDSETGRYYRLVPQEDVDAFLDHRDRRTRPRASSRPSRVSTFSPRRVETITEPEVVNLESDEEASSHTRYRPRGDSLSSRDDDYQSVSQEFAQPGAVSPSDDVRSFAEHVIKMTNALDIKTSQTEEEASDPIERRVHGKLPTPPAIPLLPSLEKLARRSWEAPASTASNNRKVESLYRIAPANPSWLFSHPKQNSAIVEGSQRSSTPKASLMPSDKEAKKIDALAKKAYFSSALGMRVANYNACMGAYIQWLMEKVSPLIPDLPDDSQHILSEVRDEAHSIGGWLITSARHTTDCSAKSMAAAIALRRHAWLRSSDLNQNARSTIEDMPFDEDGLFHRETDEKLNFKYRMRTAAKKHAGPVVCDDRPERRLLPCQHPRVSPQIPGVRRGDGRVPIQRPALWPIYSSSHLYQVHGTGDIIPAPPRHEGLPVPGRLALRGSFTSRTAEEHFRGSQTLTRPGTGGQPREVPTASHQTNKIHRLHPRLKQFYGLPTSRSLPGPSSSCQPVHHLTAYSSQRHPSGLGPHGIDDFRHPLGKASISSTAVLVPVDLRRGKRPSIPQTHRTKVGHTLPPLVARLPQRLRRYAFFATPATVGADHGRIRRRMGSSHLRPVGQGHLVPRRKAAPHQRLRTVGGRKSAKSLRVLPVGEGHPAQDRQHHGDVLPKQTEAQGRAPS; encoded by the exons ATGCCATCGgtgccttttaaaaagtgctccgtttgtgggggtaagattcccggccAGGATCCCCATTCAGCCTGCCTGTTTTGCTTGGGGGAGACTCACGTCCCGGCCTCTTGCGCTTTGTGCAAGTCCCTCACCCCCCAAGCGAGGAAAAATCGGGAGACCAGACTAAAGGCCGCGATCTACTCTAAGGTCTTTACCGCGGGGGCGATGTCTTCTGCAGGAGCCTCGTCGTCTACCGCGACTCCCCTGCCCACCCTCGCTGAGGTCCCGACTCAATCGCCAACGACCCCCGCTGTCGAGGCCCCAACTGGACTCCAGGGCCCGGCCGAAGAGGCCTCCCGGCCCCcgaagaaagacaagaaggacAAGCATAAGAAGGCCTCCAAAGAGGGCCGAGCTGTCGAAAAGGATTCGAGCGCCCATAAGGGGTCCGCCTCGAAGTCCTCTGCCCCGAAGGTACCCACTTCCTCCACCTCGAAGTCGGGTCCTACCTCGAGGCCGTCGTCTACAAAAGCCCTGATGTCTCCGGCAGGGGACAAGTCCCTAACACGGACGGAAACCCCTTCCGCATCGAAGAGACCCCGCTCCTCCTCTCTGGATGGTGGCCATCATTTATCCAAACGTCGCCATTCCTTGGAGCGTGACCGGGAGGGCTCTCCCCGTGTCTCTTCAGACATAGTCCACAGTCGCTCGGATATCGTCCGCAGACCGTCGGACACCGACTCTCGCCCATCAGACCCACgcctggcaaaaaagaaaggctCATCCTCCAAGGCTCAGGACACCAGTACCAGCTGTCTCGATCTGGCGTCGGAGTCCAGGCCTTTACCTACCTTCCGCCACACCTCGGAAGAGGCCACCCAGCTTCTCGCCGAACCTGCTTCCCCGACTGGCTCTTGGGATGGGCGCCGCTCTCCCACCCCGATGCCCACCCGTACACGTCGAGTTGTCTCACCATCCCCGACTAGAGAACCGGAGCCTGAATACTACTATGACTCTGAGACCGGCAGGTACTACAGATTAGTCCCTCAGGAAGATGTCGACGCCTTCCTCGACCACCGAGACCGGAGGACCAGGCCGAGAGCTTCCTCCAGACCTTCTAGGGTGTCGACGTTTTCACCCCGTCGTGTTGAAACCATCACCGAGCCCGAGGTCGTCAACCTTGAATCAGATGAGGAGGCTTCCTCTCACACCCGTTACCGTCCAAGGGGTGACTCACTCTCATCCAGAGATGACGACTACCAGTCTGTCAGCCAGGAATTCGCCCAACCCGGTGCAGTCTCTCCCTccgacgacgtccggtcctttgCGGAACACGTCATTAAGATGACTAATGCCCTCGACATTAAGACCTCCCAGACCGAAGAGGAAGCTTCGGACCCTATTGAAAGACGGGTCCACGGCAAGCTTCCTACACCACCAGCAATACCACTTCTTCCCTCACTGGAAAAGTTGGCCAGGCGATCTTGGGAAGCCCCGGCTTCGACAGCGTCCAACAATAGGAAGGTCGAGTCCCTGTATAGGATCGCACCAGCTAATCCATCATGGCTGTTTAGCCATCCCAAACAGAACTCAGCAATTGTGGAAGGCTCACAACGTTCTTCCACCCCGAAGGCTTCCTTGATGCCATCCGACAAGGAGGCGAAGAAAATCGACGCCTTGGCTAAGAAAGCCTACTTTTCTTCGGCACTGGGCATGAGGGTGGCAAATTACAATGCATGTATGGGCGCCTACATCCAGTGGCTCATGGAGAAGGTCTCCCCTCTGATTCCAGACTTGCCGGATGACTCCCAGCACATCCTCTCTGAGGTTCGGGACGAAGCCCACTCGATCGGAGGATGGCTCATCACCTCGGCCAGACACACCACCGACTGCTCTGCAAAATCTATGGCGGCTGCCATTGCTCTCCGCAGACATGCCTGGTTAAGGTCCTCGGACCTAAATCAGAACGCTCGTTcgaccatcgaggacatgcctttCGATGAGGACGGACTCTTCCATCGCGAGACCGATGAAAAGCTTAATTTCAAATACAGGATGAGGACCGCTGCAAAGAAACACG CAGGACCTGTGGTTTGCGACGATCGACCTGAAAGACGcttacttccatgtcagcatccgAGAGTCTCACCGCAGATTCCTGGCGTTCGCCGTGGGGACGGACGCGTACCAATACAACGTCCTGCCCTTTGGCCTATCTACAGCTCCTCGCATCtttaccaagtgcatggcaccggtgatATCATACCTGCACCGCCGCGGCATGagggtcttcccgtacctggacgactggctcttcgtggCTCCTTCACGTCAAGAACTGCAGAGGAACACTTCAGAGGCTCTCAAACTCTTACAAGACCTGGGACTGGTGGTCAACCTCGAGAAGTCCCAACTGCTTCCCACCAGACAAATAAGATTCATCGGCTCCATCCTCGACTCAAACAATTCTACGGCCTACCTACCTCCAGATCGCTTCCAGGCCCTAGTTCGAGCTGTCAGCCGGTGCACCACCTGACGGCGTATTCCAGCCAGAGACATCCAAGTGGccttgggccacatggcatcgacgactttcgtcaccccttgggcaaggcTTCGATCTCGTCCACTGCAGTCTTGGTTCCTGTCGACCTTCGACGTGGAAAGAGACCCTCCATCCCGCAGACTCACCGTACCAAGGTCGGTCACACGCTCCCTCCGTTGGTGGCTCGATTACCGCAACGTCTGCGTCGGTATGCCTTTTTCGCTACCCCAGCCACAGTTGGTGCTGACCACGGACGCATcagaagaaggatggggagcTCACACCTTAGACCTGTGGGCCAAGGGCATCTGGTCCCCAGACGAAAGGctgctccacatcaacgccttagaACTGTTGGCGGTAGAAAAAGCGCTAAAAGCCTTCGAGTCCTCCCTGTCGGGGAAGGTCATCcagctcaggacagacaacaccacggtgATGTACTACCTAAACAAACGGAGGCACAAGGTCGCGCACCCTCCTAG
- the LOC121919566 gene encoding uncharacterized protein LOC121919566 isoform X2, whose product MPSVPFKKCSVCGGKIPGQDPHSACLFCLGETHVPASCALCKSLTPQARKNRETRLKAAIYSKVFTAGAMSSAGASSSTATPLPTLAEVPTQSPTTPAVEAPTGLQGPAEEASRPPKKDKKDKHKKASKEGRAVEKDSSAHKGSASKSSAPKVPTSSTSKSGPTSRPSSTKALMSPAGDKSLTRTETPSASKRPRSSSLDGGHHLSKRRHSLERDREGSPRVSSDIVHSRSDIVRRPSDTDSRPSDPRLAKKKGSSSKAQDTSTSCLDLASESRPLPTFRHTSEEATQLLAEPASPTGSWDGRRSPTPMPTRTRRVVSPSPTREPEPEYYYDSETGRYYRLVPQEDVDAFLDHRDRRTRPRASSRPSRVSTFSPRRVETITEPEVVNLESDEEASSHTRYRPRGDSLSSRDDDYQSVSQEFAQPGAVSPSDDVRSFAEHVIKMTNALDIKTSQTEEEASDPIERRVHGKLPTPPAIPLLPSLEKLARRSWEAPASTASNNRKVESLYRIAPANPSWLFSHPKQNSAIVEGSQRSSTPKASLMPSDKEAKKIDALAKKAYFSSALGMRVANYNACMGAYIQWLMEKVSPLIPDLPDDSQHILSEVRDEAHSIGGWLITSARHTTDCSAKSMAAAIALRRHAWLRSSDLNQNARSTIEDMPFDEDGLFHRETDEKLNFKYRMRTAAKKHGPVVCDDRPERRLLPCQHPRVSPQIPGVRRGDGRVPIQRPALWPIYSSSHLYQVHGTGDIIPAPPRHEGLPVPGRLALRGSFTSRTAEEHFRGSQTLTRPGTGGQPREVPTASHQTNKIHRLHPRLKQFYGLPTSRSLPGPSSSCQPVHHLTAYSSQRHPSGLGPHGIDDFRHPLGKASISSTAVLVPVDLRRGKRPSIPQTHRTKVGHTLPPLVARLPQRLRRYAFFATPATVGADHGRIRRRMGSSHLRPVGQGHLVPRRKAAPHQRLRTVGGRKSAKSLRVLPVGEGHPAQDRQHHGDVLPKQTEAQGRAPS is encoded by the exons ATGCCATCGgtgccttttaaaaagtgctccgtttgtgggggtaagattcccggccAGGATCCCCATTCAGCCTGCCTGTTTTGCTTGGGGGAGACTCACGTCCCGGCCTCTTGCGCTTTGTGCAAGTCCCTCACCCCCCAAGCGAGGAAAAATCGGGAGACCAGACTAAAGGCCGCGATCTACTCTAAGGTCTTTACCGCGGGGGCGATGTCTTCTGCAGGAGCCTCGTCGTCTACCGCGACTCCCCTGCCCACCCTCGCTGAGGTCCCGACTCAATCGCCAACGACCCCCGCTGTCGAGGCCCCAACTGGACTCCAGGGCCCGGCCGAAGAGGCCTCCCGGCCCCcgaagaaagacaagaaggacAAGCATAAGAAGGCCTCCAAAGAGGGCCGAGCTGTCGAAAAGGATTCGAGCGCCCATAAGGGGTCCGCCTCGAAGTCCTCTGCCCCGAAGGTACCCACTTCCTCCACCTCGAAGTCGGGTCCTACCTCGAGGCCGTCGTCTACAAAAGCCCTGATGTCTCCGGCAGGGGACAAGTCCCTAACACGGACGGAAACCCCTTCCGCATCGAAGAGACCCCGCTCCTCCTCTCTGGATGGTGGCCATCATTTATCCAAACGTCGCCATTCCTTGGAGCGTGACCGGGAGGGCTCTCCCCGTGTCTCTTCAGACATAGTCCACAGTCGCTCGGATATCGTCCGCAGACCGTCGGACACCGACTCTCGCCCATCAGACCCACgcctggcaaaaaagaaaggctCATCCTCCAAGGCTCAGGACACCAGTACCAGCTGTCTCGATCTGGCGTCGGAGTCCAGGCCTTTACCTACCTTCCGCCACACCTCGGAAGAGGCCACCCAGCTTCTCGCCGAACCTGCTTCCCCGACTGGCTCTTGGGATGGGCGCCGCTCTCCCACCCCGATGCCCACCCGTACACGTCGAGTTGTCTCACCATCCCCGACTAGAGAACCGGAGCCTGAATACTACTATGACTCTGAGACCGGCAGGTACTACAGATTAGTCCCTCAGGAAGATGTCGACGCCTTCCTCGACCACCGAGACCGGAGGACCAGGCCGAGAGCTTCCTCCAGACCTTCTAGGGTGTCGACGTTTTCACCCCGTCGTGTTGAAACCATCACCGAGCCCGAGGTCGTCAACCTTGAATCAGATGAGGAGGCTTCCTCTCACACCCGTTACCGTCCAAGGGGTGACTCACTCTCATCCAGAGATGACGACTACCAGTCTGTCAGCCAGGAATTCGCCCAACCCGGTGCAGTCTCTCCCTccgacgacgtccggtcctttgCGGAACACGTCATTAAGATGACTAATGCCCTCGACATTAAGACCTCCCAGACCGAAGAGGAAGCTTCGGACCCTATTGAAAGACGGGTCCACGGCAAGCTTCCTACACCACCAGCAATACCACTTCTTCCCTCACTGGAAAAGTTGGCCAGGCGATCTTGGGAAGCCCCGGCTTCGACAGCGTCCAACAATAGGAAGGTCGAGTCCCTGTATAGGATCGCACCAGCTAATCCATCATGGCTGTTTAGCCATCCCAAACAGAACTCAGCAATTGTGGAAGGCTCACAACGTTCTTCCACCCCGAAGGCTTCCTTGATGCCATCCGACAAGGAGGCGAAGAAAATCGACGCCTTGGCTAAGAAAGCCTACTTTTCTTCGGCACTGGGCATGAGGGTGGCAAATTACAATGCATGTATGGGCGCCTACATCCAGTGGCTCATGGAGAAGGTCTCCCCTCTGATTCCAGACTTGCCGGATGACTCCCAGCACATCCTCTCTGAGGTTCGGGACGAAGCCCACTCGATCGGAGGATGGCTCATCACCTCGGCCAGACACACCACCGACTGCTCTGCAAAATCTATGGCGGCTGCCATTGCTCTCCGCAGACATGCCTGGTTAAGGTCCTCGGACCTAAATCAGAACGCTCGTTcgaccatcgaggacatgcctttCGATGAGGACGGACTCTTCCATCGCGAGACCGATGAAAAGCTTAATTTCAAATACAGGATGAGGACCGCTGCAAAGAAACACG GACCTGTGGTTTGCGACGATCGACCTGAAAGACGcttacttccatgtcagcatccgAGAGTCTCACCGCAGATTCCTGGCGTTCGCCGTGGGGACGGACGCGTACCAATACAACGTCCTGCCCTTTGGCCTATCTACAGCTCCTCGCATCtttaccaagtgcatggcaccggtgatATCATACCTGCACCGCCGCGGCATGagggtcttcccgtacctggacgactggctcttcgtggCTCCTTCACGTCAAGAACTGCAGAGGAACACTTCAGAGGCTCTCAAACTCTTACAAGACCTGGGACTGGTGGTCAACCTCGAGAAGTCCCAACTGCTTCCCACCAGACAAATAAGATTCATCGGCTCCATCCTCGACTCAAACAATTCTACGGCCTACCTACCTCCAGATCGCTTCCAGGCCCTAGTTCGAGCTGTCAGCCGGTGCACCACCTGACGGCGTATTCCAGCCAGAGACATCCAAGTGGccttgggccacatggcatcgacgactttcgtcaccccttgggcaaggcTTCGATCTCGTCCACTGCAGTCTTGGTTCCTGTCGACCTTCGACGTGGAAAGAGACCCTCCATCCCGCAGACTCACCGTACCAAGGTCGGTCACACGCTCCCTCCGTTGGTGGCTCGATTACCGCAACGTCTGCGTCGGTATGCCTTTTTCGCTACCCCAGCCACAGTTGGTGCTGACCACGGACGCATcagaagaaggatggggagcTCACACCTTAGACCTGTGGGCCAAGGGCATCTGGTCCCCAGACGAAAGGctgctccacatcaacgccttagaACTGTTGGCGGTAGAAAAAGCGCTAAAAGCCTTCGAGTCCTCCCTGTCGGGGAAGGTCATCcagctcaggacagacaacaccacggtgATGTACTACCTAAACAAACGGAGGCACAAGGTCGCGCACCCTCCTAG